The Manihot esculenta cultivar AM560-2 chromosome 11, M.esculenta_v8, whole genome shotgun sequence genome includes a region encoding these proteins:
- the LOC110625931 gene encoding eukaryotic peptide chain release factor subunit 1-3: protein MADGHESDKNIEIWKIKKLIKALESARGNGTSMISLIMPPRDQISRVTKMLGDEFGTASNIKSRVNRQSVLAAITSAQQRLKLYNKVPPNGLVLYTGTVVTEDGKEKKVTIDFEPFKPINASLYLCDNKFHTEALNELLESDDKFGFIVMDGNGTLFGTLSGNTREVLHKFTVDLPKKHGRGGQSALRFARLRMEKRHNYVRKTAELATQFFINPATSQPNVAGLILAGSADFKTELSQSDMFDPRLQAKILNVVDVSYGGENGFNQAIELSAEILSNVKFIQEKRLIGKYFEEISQDTGKYVFGVDDTLKTLEMGAVETLIVWENLDINRYVLKNSVTGEMIIQHLNKEQEADQSNFRDAANSAELEVQEKMPLLEWFANEYKRFGCSLEFVTNKSQEGSQFCRGFGGIGGILRYQLDIRSFDELSDDDEVYEDSD, encoded by the coding sequence ATGGCAGACGGTCATGAATCAGATAAGAATATTGAGATATGGAAAATCAAAAAGTTGATCAAGGCATTGGAATCAGCAAGGGGTAATGGTACAAGCATGATATCTCTTATTATGCCTCCTCGTGATCAAATATCTCGGGTCACAAAGATGCTGGGTGATGAATTTGGAACTGCTTCAAACATTAAAAGTAGGGTCAACCGTCAGTCAGTATTGGCTGCCATTACATCTGCTCAGCAGAGGCTGAAACTTTATAACAAGGTTCCTCCCAATGGGTTGGTGCTTTATACTGGAACAGTTGTTACTGAAGATGGGAAGGAAAAGAAGGTAACTATTGATTTCGAGCCTTTCAAACCTATCAATGCATCACTTTACCTTTGCGACAACAAGTTCCACACAGAAGCACTCAATGAACTCTTAGAATCTGACGACAAGTTTGGTTTTATTGTAATGGATGGGAATGGCACTCTTTTTGGAACATTAAGTGGTAACACACGAGAAGTACTTCATAAATTTACTGTTGATTTGCCAAAGAAGCATGGGAGAGGAGGACAGTCTGCCCTTCGTTTTGCTCGACTTCGGATGGAAAAACGACACAACTATGTTAGGAAAACTGCAGAGCTAGCCACGCAGTTCTTCATCAATCCTGCTACCAGTCAACCAAATGTTGCTGGGCTGATACTGGCAGGTTCAGCAGACTTCAAGACTGAGTTGAGCCAGTCAGATATGTTTGATCCTCGTTTGCAGGCAAAGATATTGAATGTAGTTGATGTCTCTTATGGGGGAGAGAATGGTTTCAACCAAGCTATTGAGCTGTCAGCTGAGATTCTATCAAATGTAAAATTCATACAGGAAAAAAGATTGATTGGAAAATACTTTGAGGAGATCAGCCAGGACACTGGGAAGTATGTCTTTGGTGTTGATGACACATTGAAGACTTTGGAAATGGGCGCTGTTGAAACACTCATTGTGTGGGAAAATCTAGATATTAATCGATATGTTCTGAAAAACAGTGTTACAGGTGAAATGATTATACAACACTTGAACAAGGAGCAAGAAGCTGATCAGAGTAACTTCAGGGATGCAGCAAACTCTGCAGAGCTGGAGGTTCAGGAAAAAATGCCTTTGCTTGAGTGGTTTGCCAATGAATACAAGCGATTTGGTTGCTCACTTGAATTTGTTACAAACAAATCTCAAGAGGGTTCACAGTTTTGCAGAGGGTTTGGTGGGATAGGGGGTATTCTTCGCTACCAGCTGGACATTAGATCTTTTGACGAGTTGTCTGATGATGATGAAGTTTACGAGGATTCTGATTAG
- the LOC110625772 gene encoding acetyl-coenzyme A synthetase, chloroplastic/glyoxysomal isoform X2, translated as MKAMNSLLPGAAREALAVQISPVIFAVSFVKPSLAVARRSASASASRLCCRRFGRRGIGMAGQNFKTTKNHLRHVESMSTLPSGAGKITGLNAVILGEALASEEDDLVFPNDDFVRQALVPSPKKYLEMYKRSIEDPAGFWSDIASQFYWKQKWGKSVLSENFDVREGRIKIEWFKGGVTNICYNCLDRNVESGNADKVAIYWEPNEPGSQDSLTYSQLLQRVCQLSNYLKDKGVKKGDAVVIYLPMLMELPIAMLACARIGAVHSVVFAGFSAESLAQRIVDCKPKVVITCNAVKRGSKVIPLKDIVDSALVDSTKNGISVDVCLTYENQSAMKRESTKWQEGRDVWWQDVVPKYPTNCEVEWVDAEDPLFLLYTSGSTGKPKGVLHTTGGYMVYTATTFKYAFDYKPSDIYWCTADCGWITGHSYVTYGPMLNGATVVVFEGAPNYPDPGRCWDIVDKFKVTIFYTAPTLVRSLMRDGDEYVTRYSRKSLRVLGSVGEPINPSAWRWFFNVVGDSRCPISDTWWQTETGGFMITPLPGAWPQKPGSATFPFFGVQPVIVDEKGAELEGECSGYLCVKSSWPGAFRTLYGDHERYETTYFKPFPGYYFSGDGCSRDKDGYYWLTGRVDDVINVSGHRIGTAEVESALVFHPQCAEAAVVGVEHEVKGQGIYAFVTLVEGVPYSEELRKSLILTVRNQIGAFAAPDKIHWAPGLPKTRSGKIMRRILRKIASRQLDELGDTSTLADPSVVEQLIALADR; from the exons ATGAAGGCAATGAATTCACTGTTACCAG GAGCAGCTCGTGAAGCTCTAGCTGTTCAAATATCTCCCGTGATTTTTGCCGTTTCTTTCGTCAAACCTTCTCTAGCAGTCGCAAGGCGTTCGGCCTCCGCTTCCGCCTCTCGTCTTTGTTGCCGTCGGTTTGGTCGACGCGGGATCGGGATGGCGGGTCAAAATTTCAAGACAACCAAAAATCACCTTAGGCATGTTGAGTCAATGTCTACTCTGCCTTCCGGCGCCGGGAAAATAACTGGTCTTAATGCTGTTATTTTAGGAGAAGCTTTGGCTTCTGAAGAGGACGATCTCGTTTTCCCTAATGATGACTTCGTTCGTCAAGCTCTTGTTCCCTCTCCTAAGAAG TACTTGGAGATGTATAAAAGGTCAATTGAAGATCCAGCCGGATTTTGGTCCGATATTGCTTCTCAGTTTTACTGGAAGCAGAAATGGGGCAAATCGGTTTTGTCCGAGAACTTCGATGTCCGCGAGGGCAGGATTAAGATTGAG TGGTTCAAGGGCGGTGTCACCAACATTTGTTACAATTGTTTGGATAGAAATGTTGAATCTGGAAATGCTGACAAAGTTGCTATTTACTGGGAGCCCAATGAACCTGGTTCCCAAGACTCCTTAACTTACTCTCAACTTCTTCAAAGAGTTTGTCag ctATCCaattatttaaaagataaaggAGTTAAAAAGGGTGATGCTGTTGTGATTTATTTACCCATGCTCATGGAACTCCCCATTGCAATGCTTGCTTGTGCCCGCATTGGTGCTGTCCACTCG GTTGTGTTTGCAGGATTTTCTGCGGAATCTCTCGCTCAAAGAATTGTGGACTGTAAACCAAAGGTAGTGATTACATGTAATGCTGTCAAAAGAGGTTCTAAAGTTATTCCCCTCAAAGACATAGTTGATTCTGCCCTTGTTGACTCTACTAAAAATGGGATCTCAGTTG ATGTATGTTTAACTTATGAAAATCAATCTGCAATGAAGAGGGAAAGCACTAAATGGCAGGAGGGAAGAGATGTATGGTGGCAG GATGTTGTCCCTAAATATCCAACTAATTGTGAAGTAGAGTGGGTTGATGCAGAAGATCCTCTTTTTCTGCTGTATACTAGTGGGAGCACAGGGAAACCAAAG GGTGTTCTCCATACAACTGGAGGATATATGGTTTACACTGCCACAACATTCAAGTATGCATTTGATTACAAGCCATCTGATATCTATTG GTGCACTGCTGACTGTGGTTGGATCACTGGGCATAGCTATGTAACTTATGGACCTATGCTGAACGGAGCAACTGTTGTTGTTTTTGAAGGG GCTCCAAATTATCCCGATCCTGGACGCTGTTGGGATATTGTTGATAAATTCAAAGTGACAATATTTTATACTGCCCCCACATTGGTGCGGTCTCTCATGCGTGATGGTGATGAG tatgttACTCGCTATTCACGAAAATCCTTACGGGTCCTTGGAAGTGTAGGCGAGCCCATTAATCCAAGTGCTTGGAG GTGGTTTTTCAATGTAGTTGGAGATTCCAGGTGTCCTATATCTGACACTTGGTGGCaaactgaaactggtggcttTATG ATTACTCCATTGCCGGGTGCCTGGCCACAGAAGCCTGGTTCTGCAACTTTCCCTTTCTTTGGTGTTCAG CCTGTCATAGTGGATGAGAAGGGTGCTGAGCTTGAAGGAGAGTGTAGTGGGTATCTTTGTGTGAAAAGCTCCTGGCCGGGGGCATTCCGGACTCTTTATGGTGATCATGAAAGATATGAAACCACATACTTCAAGCCATTTCCTGGCTATTATTTCAGTGGTGATGGCTGTAGCAG GGACAAGGATGGATACTACTGGCTAACTGGAAGAGTTGATGATGTCATCAATGTTAG TGGTCATCGTATTGGCACAGCAGAAGTGGAATCTGCTCTTGTTTTTCATCCCCAATGTGCAGAAGCTGCTGTAGTTGGTGTTGAGCATGAG GTTAAAGGACAGGGTATTTATGCATTTGTCACTCTTGTGGAGGGTGTTCCTTACAGTGAAGAGCTTAGGAAAAGTCTTATCCTCACAGTGCGAAATCAG ATAGGAGCATTTGCCGCACCTGACAAAATCCACTGGGCTCCTGGCCTTCCAAAGACAAGGAGCGGAAAGATAATGAGGAGGATTCTGAGAAAGATTGCTTCCAGGCAGTTAGATGAGCTTGGGGACACAAGCACACTGGCAGATCCAAGCGTGGTTGAGCAGCTTATAGCACTTGCTGATCGCTGA
- the LOC110625772 gene encoding acetyl-coenzyme A synthetase, chloroplastic/glyoxysomal isoform X3, whose amino-acid sequence MKAASSLSPGAAREALAVQISPVIFAVSFVKPSLAVARRSASASASRLCCRRFGRRGIGMAGQNFKTTKNHLRHVESMSTLPSGAGKITGLNAVILGEALASEEDDLVFPNDDFVRQALVPSPKKYLEMYKRSIEDPAGFWSDIASQFYWKQKWGKSVLSENFDVREGRIKIEWFKGGVTNICYNCLDRNVESGNADKVAIYWEPNEPGSQDSLTYSQLLQRVCQLSNYLKDKGVKKGDAVVIYLPMLMELPIAMLACARIGAVHSVVFAGFSAESLAQRIVDCKPKVVITCNAVKRGSKVIPLKDIVDSALVDSTKNGISVDVCLTYENQSAMKRESTKWQEGRDVWWQDVVPKYPTNCEVEWVDAEDPLFLLYTSGSTGKPKGVLHTTGGYMVYTATTFKYAFDYKPSDIYWCTADCGWITGHSYVTYGPMLNGATVVVFEGAPNYPDPGRCWDIVDKFKVTIFYTAPTLVRSLMRDGDEYVTRYSRKSLRVLGSVGEPINPSAWRWFFNVVGDSRCPISDTWWQTETGGFMITPLPGAWPQKPGSATFPFFGVQPVIVDEKGAELEGECSGYLCVKSSWPGAFRTLYGDHERYETTYFKPFPGYYFSGDGCSRDKDGYYWLTGRVDDVINVSGHRIGTAEVESALVFHPQCAEAAVVGVEHEVKGQGIYAFVTLVEGVPYSEELRKSLILTVRNQIGAFAAPDKIHWAPGLPKTRSGKIMRRILRKIASRQLDELGDTSTLADPSVVEQLIALADR is encoded by the exons GAGCAGCTCGTGAAGCTCTAGCTGTTCAAATATCTCCCGTGATTTTTGCCGTTTCTTTCGTCAAACCTTCTCTAGCAGTCGCAAGGCGTTCGGCCTCCGCTTCCGCCTCTCGTCTTTGTTGCCGTCGGTTTGGTCGACGCGGGATCGGGATGGCGGGTCAAAATTTCAAGACAACCAAAAATCACCTTAGGCATGTTGAGTCAATGTCTACTCTGCCTTCCGGCGCCGGGAAAATAACTGGTCTTAATGCTGTTATTTTAGGAGAAGCTTTGGCTTCTGAAGAGGACGATCTCGTTTTCCCTAATGATGACTTCGTTCGTCAAGCTCTTGTTCCCTCTCCTAAGAAG TACTTGGAGATGTATAAAAGGTCAATTGAAGATCCAGCCGGATTTTGGTCCGATATTGCTTCTCAGTTTTACTGGAAGCAGAAATGGGGCAAATCGGTTTTGTCCGAGAACTTCGATGTCCGCGAGGGCAGGATTAAGATTGAG TGGTTCAAGGGCGGTGTCACCAACATTTGTTACAATTGTTTGGATAGAAATGTTGAATCTGGAAATGCTGACAAAGTTGCTATTTACTGGGAGCCCAATGAACCTGGTTCCCAAGACTCCTTAACTTACTCTCAACTTCTTCAAAGAGTTTGTCag ctATCCaattatttaaaagataaaggAGTTAAAAAGGGTGATGCTGTTGTGATTTATTTACCCATGCTCATGGAACTCCCCATTGCAATGCTTGCTTGTGCCCGCATTGGTGCTGTCCACTCG GTTGTGTTTGCAGGATTTTCTGCGGAATCTCTCGCTCAAAGAATTGTGGACTGTAAACCAAAGGTAGTGATTACATGTAATGCTGTCAAAAGAGGTTCTAAAGTTATTCCCCTCAAAGACATAGTTGATTCTGCCCTTGTTGACTCTACTAAAAATGGGATCTCAGTTG ATGTATGTTTAACTTATGAAAATCAATCTGCAATGAAGAGGGAAAGCACTAAATGGCAGGAGGGAAGAGATGTATGGTGGCAG GATGTTGTCCCTAAATATCCAACTAATTGTGAAGTAGAGTGGGTTGATGCAGAAGATCCTCTTTTTCTGCTGTATACTAGTGGGAGCACAGGGAAACCAAAG GGTGTTCTCCATACAACTGGAGGATATATGGTTTACACTGCCACAACATTCAAGTATGCATTTGATTACAAGCCATCTGATATCTATTG GTGCACTGCTGACTGTGGTTGGATCACTGGGCATAGCTATGTAACTTATGGACCTATGCTGAACGGAGCAACTGTTGTTGTTTTTGAAGGG GCTCCAAATTATCCCGATCCTGGACGCTGTTGGGATATTGTTGATAAATTCAAAGTGACAATATTTTATACTGCCCCCACATTGGTGCGGTCTCTCATGCGTGATGGTGATGAG tatgttACTCGCTATTCACGAAAATCCTTACGGGTCCTTGGAAGTGTAGGCGAGCCCATTAATCCAAGTGCTTGGAG GTGGTTTTTCAATGTAGTTGGAGATTCCAGGTGTCCTATATCTGACACTTGGTGGCaaactgaaactggtggcttTATG ATTACTCCATTGCCGGGTGCCTGGCCACAGAAGCCTGGTTCTGCAACTTTCCCTTTCTTTGGTGTTCAG CCTGTCATAGTGGATGAGAAGGGTGCTGAGCTTGAAGGAGAGTGTAGTGGGTATCTTTGTGTGAAAAGCTCCTGGCCGGGGGCATTCCGGACTCTTTATGGTGATCATGAAAGATATGAAACCACATACTTCAAGCCATTTCCTGGCTATTATTTCAGTGGTGATGGCTGTAGCAG GGACAAGGATGGATACTACTGGCTAACTGGAAGAGTTGATGATGTCATCAATGTTAG TGGTCATCGTATTGGCACAGCAGAAGTGGAATCTGCTCTTGTTTTTCATCCCCAATGTGCAGAAGCTGCTGTAGTTGGTGTTGAGCATGAG GTTAAAGGACAGGGTATTTATGCATTTGTCACTCTTGTGGAGGGTGTTCCTTACAGTGAAGAGCTTAGGAAAAGTCTTATCCTCACAGTGCGAAATCAG ATAGGAGCATTTGCCGCACCTGACAAAATCCACTGGGCTCCTGGCCTTCCAAAGACAAGGAGCGGAAAGATAATGAGGAGGATTCTGAGAAAGATTGCTTCCAGGCAGTTAGATGAGCTTGGGGACACAAGCACACTGGCAGATCCAAGCGTGGTTGAGCAGCTTATAGCACTTGCTGATCGCTGA
- the LOC110625772 gene encoding acetyl-coenzyme A synthetase, chloroplastic/glyoxysomal isoform X1, with protein sequence MASPVLYSGYVGNGVGAAREALAVQISPVIFAVSFVKPSLAVARRSASASASRLCCRRFGRRGIGMAGQNFKTTKNHLRHVESMSTLPSGAGKITGLNAVILGEALASEEDDLVFPNDDFVRQALVPSPKKYLEMYKRSIEDPAGFWSDIASQFYWKQKWGKSVLSENFDVREGRIKIEWFKGGVTNICYNCLDRNVESGNADKVAIYWEPNEPGSQDSLTYSQLLQRVCQLSNYLKDKGVKKGDAVVIYLPMLMELPIAMLACARIGAVHSVVFAGFSAESLAQRIVDCKPKVVITCNAVKRGSKVIPLKDIVDSALVDSTKNGISVDVCLTYENQSAMKRESTKWQEGRDVWWQDVVPKYPTNCEVEWVDAEDPLFLLYTSGSTGKPKGVLHTTGGYMVYTATTFKYAFDYKPSDIYWCTADCGWITGHSYVTYGPMLNGATVVVFEGAPNYPDPGRCWDIVDKFKVTIFYTAPTLVRSLMRDGDEYVTRYSRKSLRVLGSVGEPINPSAWRWFFNVVGDSRCPISDTWWQTETGGFMITPLPGAWPQKPGSATFPFFGVQPVIVDEKGAELEGECSGYLCVKSSWPGAFRTLYGDHERYETTYFKPFPGYYFSGDGCSRDKDGYYWLTGRVDDVINVSGHRIGTAEVESALVFHPQCAEAAVVGVEHEVKGQGIYAFVTLVEGVPYSEELRKSLILTVRNQIGAFAAPDKIHWAPGLPKTRSGKIMRRILRKIASRQLDELGDTSTLADPSVVEQLIALADR encoded by the exons ATGGCGTCCCCGGTCTTATATAGCGGTTATGTTGGAAATGGTGTAGGAGCAGCTCGTGAAGCTCTAGCTGTTCAAATATCTCCCGTGATTTTTGCCGTTTCTTTCGTCAAACCTTCTCTAGCAGTCGCAAGGCGTTCGGCCTCCGCTTCCGCCTCTCGTCTTTGTTGCCGTCGGTTTGGTCGACGCGGGATCGGGATGGCGGGTCAAAATTTCAAGACAACCAAAAATCACCTTAGGCATGTTGAGTCAATGTCTACTCTGCCTTCCGGCGCCGGGAAAATAACTGGTCTTAATGCTGTTATTTTAGGAGAAGCTTTGGCTTCTGAAGAGGACGATCTCGTTTTCCCTAATGATGACTTCGTTCGTCAAGCTCTTGTTCCCTCTCCTAAGAAG TACTTGGAGATGTATAAAAGGTCAATTGAAGATCCAGCCGGATTTTGGTCCGATATTGCTTCTCAGTTTTACTGGAAGCAGAAATGGGGCAAATCGGTTTTGTCCGAGAACTTCGATGTCCGCGAGGGCAGGATTAAGATTGAG TGGTTCAAGGGCGGTGTCACCAACATTTGTTACAATTGTTTGGATAGAAATGTTGAATCTGGAAATGCTGACAAAGTTGCTATTTACTGGGAGCCCAATGAACCTGGTTCCCAAGACTCCTTAACTTACTCTCAACTTCTTCAAAGAGTTTGTCag ctATCCaattatttaaaagataaaggAGTTAAAAAGGGTGATGCTGTTGTGATTTATTTACCCATGCTCATGGAACTCCCCATTGCAATGCTTGCTTGTGCCCGCATTGGTGCTGTCCACTCG GTTGTGTTTGCAGGATTTTCTGCGGAATCTCTCGCTCAAAGAATTGTGGACTGTAAACCAAAGGTAGTGATTACATGTAATGCTGTCAAAAGAGGTTCTAAAGTTATTCCCCTCAAAGACATAGTTGATTCTGCCCTTGTTGACTCTACTAAAAATGGGATCTCAGTTG ATGTATGTTTAACTTATGAAAATCAATCTGCAATGAAGAGGGAAAGCACTAAATGGCAGGAGGGAAGAGATGTATGGTGGCAG GATGTTGTCCCTAAATATCCAACTAATTGTGAAGTAGAGTGGGTTGATGCAGAAGATCCTCTTTTTCTGCTGTATACTAGTGGGAGCACAGGGAAACCAAAG GGTGTTCTCCATACAACTGGAGGATATATGGTTTACACTGCCACAACATTCAAGTATGCATTTGATTACAAGCCATCTGATATCTATTG GTGCACTGCTGACTGTGGTTGGATCACTGGGCATAGCTATGTAACTTATGGACCTATGCTGAACGGAGCAACTGTTGTTGTTTTTGAAGGG GCTCCAAATTATCCCGATCCTGGACGCTGTTGGGATATTGTTGATAAATTCAAAGTGACAATATTTTATACTGCCCCCACATTGGTGCGGTCTCTCATGCGTGATGGTGATGAG tatgttACTCGCTATTCACGAAAATCCTTACGGGTCCTTGGAAGTGTAGGCGAGCCCATTAATCCAAGTGCTTGGAG GTGGTTTTTCAATGTAGTTGGAGATTCCAGGTGTCCTATATCTGACACTTGGTGGCaaactgaaactggtggcttTATG ATTACTCCATTGCCGGGTGCCTGGCCACAGAAGCCTGGTTCTGCAACTTTCCCTTTCTTTGGTGTTCAG CCTGTCATAGTGGATGAGAAGGGTGCTGAGCTTGAAGGAGAGTGTAGTGGGTATCTTTGTGTGAAAAGCTCCTGGCCGGGGGCATTCCGGACTCTTTATGGTGATCATGAAAGATATGAAACCACATACTTCAAGCCATTTCCTGGCTATTATTTCAGTGGTGATGGCTGTAGCAG GGACAAGGATGGATACTACTGGCTAACTGGAAGAGTTGATGATGTCATCAATGTTAG TGGTCATCGTATTGGCACAGCAGAAGTGGAATCTGCTCTTGTTTTTCATCCCCAATGTGCAGAAGCTGCTGTAGTTGGTGTTGAGCATGAG GTTAAAGGACAGGGTATTTATGCATTTGTCACTCTTGTGGAGGGTGTTCCTTACAGTGAAGAGCTTAGGAAAAGTCTTATCCTCACAGTGCGAAATCAG ATAGGAGCATTTGCCGCACCTGACAAAATCCACTGGGCTCCTGGCCTTCCAAAGACAAGGAGCGGAAAGATAATGAGGAGGATTCTGAGAAAGATTGCTTCCAGGCAGTTAGATGAGCTTGGGGACACAAGCACACTGGCAGATCCAAGCGTGGTTGAGCAGCTTATAGCACTTGCTGATCGCTGA